The genomic interval CGGAGATGGAGGTGCGGGCAACCCAGCTCGCCAACACGCTCGCGGAACGTCGAGGGACGGTGGCACAGGCGGCGCGCGATCTCAGCGACGCCGAGAAGCTGGCGGCCATCGTTTCGTGAATGACCGCGGAGGACGGTTATGCGACTGCCTCGCCAAGACTATAGGCGCGCGCGCCTCGAGATCATCCCCATGATCGACACCGTCTTCTTCCTGCTGGTGTTCTTCATGGTGGCAAGCTTGAGCATGACCCTCGAGCGGGGCATGCGCGTGAACCTGCCGCGCGCGCGGGCGGCGCAACGAGAGGCCCTGACCAAGGTGACCGTCAGCCTCACCCGCGACGGCAAGTTCTACGTTGACCAGCAGCCGACGAGCCCCGGGGCGCTGGCGCCGGCACTGCGCCGGCGCATCGCGGACAACCCGCAAGTCGTGGTCGTCATCAACGCCGACGAGCGCGTCGAGCATGGCCGCGTGATAGCGGTGATGGACGCGGCAAAGCAGGCCGGCGCGGCGCGGATGGCTATCGCCACGCGCGGCGGCTGACAGCGGCTCCTGCCATGGCGGCGATCACCCTCGATAGTCCGGAGGCACGGACGACGCGCGAAGCGGCGGTCAGCCGGCGCGTGATGCGTTGGGCTCTCGGCGCCTCGCTGGTCGTTCATGCGGCAGCATTGTTCGTGATCTCGTTCATGCATTTCGCCCCACCGCTGCCGGCTGGCGGCCCCCGCCTGATCGAGGTCAAGCTCGTGCAGGCTGCGCCGGTGGTTGCACCACCGGCGACCGCGCGAGCGCCGGCGCGGGTAGTCGAACCGTCGCCGGCACCTTCGGCGTCACCCGAGCCGGAACCGGTATCGCGTCGTCCCCCTCGGGTTGCCGGCAGACCTGCGGTCACGGCAGGCACTGCGGGATCCGCGGCTCGCGCGGACCAGCCCCCGCGTAGGACGTCTCCTAGGGCGGCGGCAGGAACAGGCGCCGTTTCCCGCGCGCCGACAACTGCGGCGCGCGAGCCGGTCGCTGCCGCTGCCGTCGTCGCAGCGCCGCGGCCGCTCCCGTCGAGCGGCAGTGACGGACAGCCTGCTACCGCGGGCGGTGGAGACGTGGGGCTCGGCTCCGGCAGCCGGCAGGGAGACCTGCCGGGAGCGGGCGGCGGCGGGTCGGGAGAGGTCGCGGGTGCAGGGAGCGGCTCCGGAGCAGGCCCCGGGCCCGGTTCCGGCAGCGGCGGCGCCTCCGGCGGGGGCGATGGCGGAGCAGGGGCAACCGGGTCGAGCGCGAGCGGCGGCGGGGCGGCAAGCGGCGGCGGCGGCAGCCACGTGTCGCGCCTGGCGGATCGTACGCTGCCGGCGCTGGTGCGGCGCGTCAACCCGCTGTATCCGGTGGCGGCCCAGGTGGAGGGGGTACAGGGTTCGGTCAAGCTGCGAGTCACGGTCACCAAGGAGGGCAAGGTCAGTGCGGTGAAGGTCGTCACCTCGTCGGGGGACGCAAGGCTCGACGGCGCCGCGATAAGTGCGGTGAAGCAGTGGCGCTACCGGCCGGCGGTGCAGGATGGAATGCCGCGGGAGGTGGCTACCTACGCGACTCTCACCTTCTCCCTCGAGTAGGCATCGTGGTCGAGTTTGCGCCCATGGCGGCGCCATTTGCATATCACAAAGCAGCCCAAATGCGGTAGATACCTACGCTAACAACAAGTCCCATATCCAGCAATGAGGAGGCAGCTATGCTCCGCAGTCCATGGCCGACAGTGTTACTGGCGGCCTTCATCGTCGTCGGGTTGGCAGTAAGCGCAGGCGCGGTCGTCACCACCGGGATACTCGAGGGCCGCGTCAGCGACGGCGCTACGGGATCGCCGCTGGTCGGCGTCAACATCAGCATCGAGGGCAGCAGCCTGACCACCGTCACCGGCGCCGACGGCAAGTTTATCATCACCAACATCCCGCCGGGCACCTATGACGTGCGCGCCAGCCTGGTGGGCTATGTGGACGCCGTCAGCA from Armatimonadota bacterium carries:
- a CDS encoding MotA/TolQ/ExbB proton channel family protein, with the translated sequence PTGITAGIAEALIATATGLVIAIYSLVAYNYFLDRVKHLVSEMEVRATQLANTLAERRGTVAQAARDLSDAEKLAAIVS
- a CDS encoding biopolymer transporter ExbD, which codes for MRLPRQDYRRARLEIIPMIDTVFFLLVFFMVASLSMTLERGMRVNLPRARAAQREALTKVTVSLTRDGKFYVDQQPTSPGALAPALRRRIADNPQVVVVINADERVEHGRVIAVMDAAKQAGAARMAIATRGG
- a CDS encoding energy transducer TonB translates to MGLGSGSRQGDLPGAGGGGSGEVAGAGSGSGAGPGPGSGSGGASGGGDGGAGATGSSASGGGAASGGGGSHVSRLADRTLPALVRRVNPLYPVAAQVEGVQGSVKLRVTVTKEGKVSAVKVVTSSGDARLDGAAISAVKQWRYRPAVQDGMPREVATYATLTFSLE